The Spirochaetales bacterium genomic sequence CCTCTTTATCCAGTTTACGAAGCTTACACGCATTATATATAAAATCAATCGAGTGCAGCACCGTACCATTTATTAAATTATTTCTTATTTATAGTATCGTTATTCAATATACTCTTCGACTATTATTGCCTTACTTTCAGTTGATTTCGTTCTTAATGACGATAATGATCTGTATTCTTCACTCCCGAAACATTTATTCAAATCGTCTTGCGACGGAAATTTTATAATTACCAGTCTCTCCGGTTTTCGGTGTTCCGATAACGATTTGATCTTGTTCGTCCTTACTATATACTTACCTTTATACTTTTTTAC encodes the following:
- a CDS encoding DUF1330 domain-containing protein; translation: MAVYIIIEYVKIDDESIYSEYIKKAEPIVKKYKGKYIVRTNKIKSLSEHRKPERLVIIKFPSQDDLNKCFGSEEYRSLSSLRTKSTESKAIIVEEYIE